GAAAGTGTTCGCTTAACGCGGGCGGAAGATGAGCAGACGTTCGCCCATCGTCGCCGTCTGTTCGACGCCCACACCGACGACGAGGCCCGTAGACACGTCCTCGGGGTCGATACCGCGCACCTGCCCGGTGAGACGCACCGGGCCAAAGTTCACGACGGCGGTCACGTAGGGCGTATCTTCTGCGAACTCCGGGGTTGCGACGTGGACCACGGTGTACGTTTCGATTTCTCCGGATTCGGGGAGCGGTTCCTGTTCTAACGCCTGAGTTCCGCAGTGGGGGCACGCTCGCCGCGGCGGGAGCGACCCGTGGCCGTTCGCACAGCGCAGGTAGAACCCCTCGCCCGCCTCGATGGCGTCGAGCAGGTCGTCGTACCCGGCGTCGCGGACGTTTTCGGTCATGCGACCACCTCCAGCACGTGGACGACGGCGCTGCCGACGGTACCACCCGCGTTGTGACAGACGCCGACGGAGGCCCCCGGGATCGCGTCGCTGCGGGCGTGGTCGCCGCGCAGGAGTTTGGTCATCTCGACGAGTTGGGCCGTGCCCGTCGCGCCGACGGGGTGGCCCTTCGCTTTCAGACCGCCAGAGAGGTTGACCGGCAGCGACCCGGAACGGGTGGTCTTCCCGTCTCGGGCGGCCGTGATGCCTTCCCCGCGCTCGAAGAAGCCGAGCGACTCGATGGCGAGCACTTCGGCGATGGTAAAGCAGTCGTGAACCTCGGCGACGTCAACGTCTTTCGGGCCGATACCGGCGTCCTCGTAGGCCTGTTTTGCAGCCTTGTCCGCTGCGGGCGACGTGGCGAGGTCGCCGCGGTCCTGAAGGGCCATCTTGTCGCCACCCTGGCCCGTCCCGGTGACGGCGACGGTCGCTTCGATGTCGTGGCGCTTTGCGTAGTCCTCACTCACGAGCACCGCCGCGCTCGCCCCGTCGGTGATGGGGCAGGCGTCGAACAGGCCAAGTGGAGAGGCGATCATCGGCGCCGAGAGCGCCTGCTCGACCGTGATGGTCTTTCTGAACTGGGCGTACTCGTTGGGCAGCGCGTTGTCGTGGTTCTTCACCGCGATAGCCGCGAGGTCCTCGCGCGTGCCGCCGAACTCGTCGAAATACGCGCGGGCCATGAGAGCGTAGGCCCCGGGGAAGGTCATTCCCGCGCGGACTTCGTAGAGGTCGTCTGCGGCGATTGCGAGCGCCTCGGTCGCACCTGCGGTTCCGAGGTTGTTCATGCGCTCTGCGCCTCCGACGAGCAGGACGTCCGCCTCGCCGTTGCGGATGTTCTTCACGGCCTGCCTGAGGGCGACCCCGGATGAGGCACACGCCGCCTCGAAGCGTGTCGCGGGCACATCGAGGCCCACGGCTTCGGCCATGAGCGGGCCCTGATGGCCCTGATGTTCTGCTAACTCGCCCATGAAGTTGCCGTAGAGGAGGGCTTCGATGTCGTCTCGGTCCACGCCCGAGTCTGCGATGGCCGCGAGCCCCGCCTCGGCGAAGAGGTCACGGGCGGTCCGTTCTGGCTGCACGCCAAAGGGTGTGAGTCCGACCCCCGCGACGCGTACGGTAGTCATACGTTGACATAAGTCGTGTGCGAGATAAAGCCCTGCCGGACGCTCCGATATTTGAAAAGTGGTGTCTGTGAACGTGACAGTCGCTACATTCCCATGTCGTCTGCGGCCTCCGGAATGGGAAGGTCGTGGGGCGAGACGGCCAGGAGTTCTGCGGCGTGGTCTAAGGCCATGTCGAAGCCGTAGTAGCGTTCGAGTTCGTCGCCGTCGGCACTCGGGCGCACCTTGAGCATGGCGTACCCCTCGATGTTCTGGGCGATGGCTGCCGTTTTTCCGCCTTTGTCGAAGGTGAGGACGCGCTCGTGGTCGGTTTCGAAATACCGGGCCGTAATGTCGTTTTCCGTGAGTTCCGTCTCGCTCATTGAGAGCAGTAGTGAATGAAGGCAGTCGTACCTATCGGTTCTCGCCTACTTCAGCAACTGTGCGGCGATGGTGTTGCGCAGCACCTCAGAGGTGCCCTCGTAGATTTCGTTCAGCTTCGCGTCGCGGTAGAAGCGCTCTGCCGGGAAGTCCTTGGTGTAGCCGTAGCCGCCGTGAATCTGAATGCCCTCGTTCGCGACTTCGCGGGAGATTTCACTGGCGTAGAGTTTTGCCTGTGCGGCCTCCTTGATGAAGTTCTCGCCGCGAATCTTCTTGTCCGCCGCGAGGTGCATGAGCATGCGGGCGGCCGATATTTTCGTATCCATGTCGGCGAGTTTGTGCTGGATGGCCTGGAACTGTGAGATGGGGCCGCCGAACTGCTCGCGCTCCTGGCTGTATGTGACAGCCTCGTCGAGTGCTGCCTGTGCAATTCCAATCGACCGGGCGGCGATGGTGATGCGCCCACCGTTCAGGGTCTTGAGCGCGTGGACGAAGCCCTCGCCTTCCTCGCCGAGCAGGCGGTCTTCGGGGATGCGCAGGTCGTCAAAGCGGAGTTCGGCGGTCGGACAGCCCTTGTCGCCGAGTTTATCCTCCGTGCCTTCGACGTAGAAGCCGTCGTCTTCCTCGGGGCGGACGATGAACGAAGAGATGCCCTTGTTACCGGCGTCGGGGTCGGTTTTGGCGAACAGGGTCACGGTGTCGGCGACCGACCCGTTCGAAATCCAGAGTTTGCCGCCGTTGATGACGTACTCGTCGCCGTCTTTCTCCGCGGTCGTGCCCATCGCGGGCACGTCGCTACCTGCCTGTGCCTCAGAGAGAGCGAACGCGCCGATGTCTTTGCCTTCGGCGAGTGGCGTGAGATACTCCTGTTTTTGCTCCTCGTTGCCGAACTCGTAGAGCATGTTGCCCGCGAGCGAAATGTGTGCCGCGACGATGGTGCCGACGCCGCCACTGCCGCGTGCAATCTCCGAGAGCCCAATCGCGTAGGAGTGGTAATCGAGGCCTGCACCGCCGTACTCCTCGGGGAAGGGCATTCCCATGAGGCCGAGTTTGCTCATCTCGGAGATGAGGGCTGCCGGGAATTCGTCGTCGTGGTCGATGTCCGCTGCAATCGGTTTGATCTCCTCGTCGACGAACTCGGAGACCATGTCCTTTATTTGCTGTTGCTCAGCGGAGAGGCTGAAGTCCATACGGAGGAATTAGGATGGTCGTTCCTTTACTTTTCGTATCCCCGCCACGATTTGCCATCGCAGCGAGGGACGGTCTTACTTGTCCTCGAGAGCGTCTGCGATGCGGCCGAGTTCACGGCGGATGTCGACCATCTCGTCGCGGACCTTGCGCACTTCACGGACGAGTTCCTCGTTCGCGCGGCTGTTGCTCTGTTCGCGCTCTGGTCGCCCGCCCATGGCACCGCCGGGGCCGCCACCGCCCATCATGCCGCCCATCATCTGGGCGAATGGGTTGCCGCCGCCACCCATGCCGCCGCCCATACCGCCACCGCCGAAGGCTTCTTCGAGGCGCTCTTCGCGGCTTCGGTCGCCCTCGCCTTCCTCTCGCTCTTTGGCTCGTTTCTCGCGAATCTCCTCGACGCGCTCGCGGAAGGACTTTTCCTGTGACTCTGACTCGGCTTGCTTCTCCTGCTTGTCGTCTTTCGTCATAGGCCCGGGTTGGGAGTGACCGGGGAAAAACGTTGGGGGATGTAGACTTAAAACGCGAGCAGGCTCGACTGGACGGGTTTCGTCGACGCTTCCGCGGTGAGTTCGTATCCGACGAGGCCGCGAAGGTCGACAGCATAGGTCGACCCGGCGTGGCCCAGGAGTAGAACGCGCCCCTGGCTGCCGATGACGGTTCCCGTCGCGAGCGTTTCGGCGATAGGCGGTGCGTCGAGAGAAAATCCGTAGTCAAAGTCGAACTCTTCGATGACGTCAAAGTCAGTGAGAAGGGCGTTCCACGCCGCCTCGTCAACCGTGCGGTGGAGGCCCGGAATCTTCGTCGGGACGCGCACCCGGTCAACCAGCCGGTTCGCGATTTCAGCTTCGCGCTGGCGAGCGATGCGGCCGTCTTTGACGGTGGCGATGTGCGCGCCGCGGTCTGCACCCTGCTCGGTGAGGCGTTGGCGGAGTCGCCAACTGCGGGTCACGCCGACTTTGAAGATGTCGGGGGCGAACGCGGCGAGGTAGATGGCGTGTTCCTCCTCGCAAGTGTCGACCGGTTTGTCGCAGTTTCCGGTGCAGATGGCACACGGCCACAGGTCAGAATGCAGGTCGCAGTAGGGAGCGCGAGGTTCGTCACAGGCGACGTGGTCGTCGTCGTGGACGACGCCCGCACAATGTCTTCGACCGAGCGAATAATCGAGTCGATGGCCCGGAACCAGTGGCTCGCGGTGAACTGTGCCGTCCTCGGCGACGAGGAGGGCGGCCTCGTTCTCCTGGCCC
This sequence is a window from Haladaptatus sp. QDMS2. Protein-coding genes within it:
- a CDS encoding acyl-CoA dehydrogenase, which gives rise to MDFSLSAEQQQIKDMVSEFVDEEIKPIAADIDHDDEFPAALISEMSKLGLMGMPFPEEYGGAGLDYHSYAIGLSEIARGSGGVGTIVAAHISLAGNMLYEFGNEEQKQEYLTPLAEGKDIGAFALSEAQAGSDVPAMGTTAEKDGDEYVINGGKLWISNGSVADTVTLFAKTDPDAGNKGISSFIVRPEEDDGFYVEGTEDKLGDKGCPTAELRFDDLRIPEDRLLGEEGEGFVHALKTLNGGRITIAARSIGIAQAALDEAVTYSQEREQFGGPISQFQAIQHKLADMDTKISAARMLMHLAADKKIRGENFIKEAAQAKLYASEISREVANEGIQIHGGYGYTKDFPAERFYRDAKLNEIYEGTSEVLRNTIAAQLLK
- a CDS encoding DUF2797 domain-containing protein: MQIVGYRTGQENEAALLVAEDGTVHREPLVPGHRLDYSLGRRHCAGVVHDDDHVACDEPRAPYCDLHSDLWPCAICTGNCDKPVDTCEEEHAIYLAAFAPDIFKVGVTRSWRLRQRLTEQGADRGAHIATVKDGRIARQREAEIANRLVDRVRVPTKIPGLHRTVDEAAWNALLTDFDVIEEFDFDYGFSLDAPPIAETLATGTVIGSQGRVLLLGHAGSTYAVDLRGLVGYELTAEASTKPVQSSLLAF
- a CDS encoding thiolase domain-containing protein, producing MTTVRVAGVGLTPFGVQPERTARDLFAEAGLAAIADSGVDRDDIEALLYGNFMGELAEHQGHQGPLMAEAVGLDVPATRFEAACASSGVALRQAVKNIRNGEADVLLVGGAERMNNLGTAGATEALAIAADDLYEVRAGMTFPGAYALMARAYFDEFGGTREDLAAIAVKNHDNALPNEYAQFRKTITVEQALSAPMIASPLGLFDACPITDGASAAVLVSEDYAKRHDIEATVAVTGTGQGGDKMALQDRGDLATSPAADKAAKQAYEDAGIGPKDVDVAEVHDCFTIAEVLAIESLGFFERGEGITAARDGKTTRSGSLPVNLSGGLKAKGHPVGATGTAQLVEMTKLLRGDHARSDAIPGASVGVCHNAGGTVGSAVVHVLEVVA
- a CDS encoding Zn-ribbon domain-containing OB-fold protein, with the protein product MTENVRDAGYDDLLDAIEAGEGFYLRCANGHGSLPPRRACPHCGTQALEQEPLPESGEIETYTVVHVATPEFAEDTPYVTAVVNFGPVRLTGQVRGIDPEDVSTGLVVGVGVEQTATMGERLLIFRPR